A single genomic interval of Bradyrhizobium sp. sBnM-33 harbors:
- a CDS encoding beta-1-3, beta-1-6-glucan biosynthesis protein: MRRRLLDPRVAVLRRFAAAGLALLIGSGGAFAQSGSPAPQDQQGKAPAADANKDNQRKTDEFVEAAQVINGPAGNPECVWLGRRVVRLMWRDDLDTAFRHLDLYDRFGCPGGHVQATFRCLTRFGGQIDPKVAETLDSRIHVCWINPGAQPQAAAASPAPATAGNAPPAPAASPSPAPSPAPTPAK; encoded by the coding sequence ATGCGTCGACGGTTGCTTGATCCAAGAGTTGCGGTTTTGAGGCGCTTCGCCGCTGCCGGCCTGGCCCTTCTGATCGGATCGGGCGGGGCGTTTGCCCAGAGCGGCAGCCCGGCCCCGCAGGATCAGCAAGGCAAGGCGCCGGCCGCCGACGCCAACAAGGACAACCAGCGCAAGACCGACGAATTCGTCGAGGCAGCCCAGGTTATCAACGGCCCGGCCGGAAATCCCGAATGCGTCTGGCTCGGCCGCCGGGTGGTTCGCCTGATGTGGCGAGACGACCTGGATACCGCGTTCCGGCACCTCGATCTCTATGACCGGTTCGGCTGCCCAGGCGGGCATGTCCAGGCCACCTTCCGCTGCCTGACCCGTTTTGGCGGACAGATCGATCCCAAGGTGGCGGAAACCCTCGACAGCCGCATTCACGTCTGCTGGATCAATCCGGGCGCCCAGCCGCAGGCTGCAGCAGCCAGCCCGGCACCTGCGACCGCCGGCAATGCGCCGCCTGCGCCGGCCGCTTCGCCCTCGCCAGCCCCCAGCCCCGCGCCTACCCCAGCGAAATAG